The Onychomys torridus chromosome 4, mOncTor1.1, whole genome shotgun sequence genome includes a window with the following:
- the LOC118581150 gene encoding olfactory receptor 4F21-like, protein MPMDQLNNSMVSEFVLLGLSSSWETKVFLMITFSMLYLGIILGNLFIVILVIADSHLHSPMYFLLANLSLNDVWVSSTTVPKMISDLLKERKVISFHSCMTQICFIHIMGGVEMVLLIAMAFDRYTAICKPLHYLSIMSPKICISFVISGWVTGVIHALSQFSFVINLPFCGPNKVDSFYCDFPRIIQLACTDGDKFEFVVAANSGFMSMGTFFLLLLSYVFILVTVWKRSSGDLSKALVTLSAHITVVVLFFTPCMFLYVWPFPTSSVDKYLFIADFAITPALNPVIYTLRNKDIRVAIKRLCKRVS, encoded by the coding sequence ATGCCAATGGATCAACTAAATAACTCCATGGTTTCTGAATTTGTGCTTCTAGGACTCTCTAGTTCTTGGGAAACTAAAGTTTTTCTCATGATTACATTCTCTATGCTCTACTTAGGAATCATTCTGGGAAATCTCTTCATTGTCATTTTAGTAATTGCTGACTCTCACTTACATTCTCCTATGTACTTCCTGTTAGCCAACCTGTCTTTGAATGATGTGTGGGTTTCCTCCACCACTGTTCCCAAGATGATCTCAGATCTTCTGAAAGAACGCAAAGTAATTTCTTTTCACAGCTGCATGACTCAGATCTGTTTTATTCACATTATGGGAGGAGTGGAGATGGTGCTGCTCATAGCCATGGCATTTGACAGGTACACAGCCATCTGTAAGCCTCTGCACTACCTGAGCATCATGAGCCCTAAAATATGCATTTCCTTTGTAATCTCGGGCTGGGTCACTGGTGTGATCCATGCCCTGTCCCAGTTCTCTTTTGTGATAAACCTGCCTTTTTGTGGGCCTAACAAAGTAGACAGCTTTTACTGTGACTTCCCTCGGATCATACAACTCGCATGCACTGATGGAGACAAGTTTGAGTTTGTTGTTGCTGCCAACAGTGGCTTCATGAGCATGGGAaccttcttcctgcttctcctctccTATGTCTTCATTTTGGTCACAGTCTGGAAAAGGTCTTCAGGGGACTTGTCAAAGGCGCTTGTCACTCTGTCTGCACACATCACTGTGGTTGTTCTTTTTTTCACTCCATGCATGTTTCTCTATGTGTggcctttccccacatcctcagtTGACAAATACCTGTTTATTGCTGACTTTGCTATCACCCCTGCCCTGAATCCTGTCATCTATACATTGAGGAACAAAGATATAAGGGTAGCAATCAAGAGATTATGCAAAAGAGTTAGTTAG
- the LOC118582750 gene encoding olfactory receptor 4F15-like, translated as MLKTNYTEVSGFVFLGLSTSRPIQHFFLAFSMVLYVAILLGNTLVVLTVAFDPHLHSPMYFLLGNLSFIDLCLSTLTVPKMISDLYSGHNTISFQGCVFQIFVLHVLGGSEMVLLIAMAWDRYVAICKPLHYLTIMSPRTCLLLLSGAWIIGFLHSVAQLAFVVHLRFCGPNKIDSFYCDLPQFIKLACTEPHKMQFLVTANSGFISVGTFFLLIISYIAILLTVRKHSSGDLSKALSTLSAHISVVVLFFGPCIIVYMWPSPTFPVDKFLAILDFLITPILNPAIYTLRNKDMKLAMRRMITQLLNLRKMS; from the coding sequence ATGCTTAAAACAAATTACACAGAGGTGTCTGGATTTGTGTTTCTGGGACTGTCAACATCTAGACCAATACAACATTTCTTCCTTGCCTTCTCTATGGTGCTTTATGTAGCCATTTTGCTGGGAAACACCCTTGTTGTGCTTACAGTGGCCTTTGACCCACATTTACATTCCCCTATGTACTTTCTTTTGGGAAACCTCTCATTCATTGACTTATGTCTTTCTACTTTAACTGTTCCCAAAATGATTTCTGACCTGTACTCTGGGCACAATACCATCTCATTCCAGGGCTGTGTCTTCCAGATATTTGTCCTTCATGTTTTAGGGGGATCTGAGATGGTGTTGCTGATAGCTATGGCATGGGACAGATATGTCGCCATATGCAAGCCCCTCCACTACCTGACCATCATGAGCCCACGGACTTGCCTTTTGCTTCTTTCTGGTGCTTGGATTATTGGGTTCCTGCATTCAGTGGCCCAGTTAGCTTTTGTTGTCCATTTGAGATTTTGTGGTCCTAATAAGATAGATAGTTTTTACTGTGATCTTCCTCAGTTTATCAAACTGGCCTGCACAGAGCCCCACAAAATGCAGTTCCTGGTTACTGCCAATAGTGGGTTTATTTCCGTAGGCACCTTCTTCTTATTAATTATCTCCTACATTGCTATTCTTCTCACGGTAAGGAAACATTCGTCAGGTGATTTGTCCAAGGCCCTCTCTACACTTTCTGCTCACAtctctgtggtggttttgttctttggaCCATGCATCATTGTGTACATGTGGCCATCTCCTACTTTCCCAGTGGATAAATTTCTTGCCATTCTGGACTTCCTGATTACACCCATCCTGAACCCTGCAATTTACACACTGAGGAATAAAGACATGAAGCTGGCAATGAGGAGAATGATTACTCAGCTACTCAATCTGAGGAAAATGTCCTAA